The genomic window TTTTCGCCGTCGCGTAGAGATTGGCCCCGTCGATGAAGAGCGCGATCTTGTTGGTAGGAGAAAGTGACATTCAGTTTGCTCGCGTAGTGCTCGTGATTGATCGTTTATTGTTGGCGCGGCGGCAGCGAGCCGCGCAGGTCTTAAGGCGCCGTCGAAACCCGTCGAAACCGCAAATCCGGAGAAGTCGGGGCAATCAAGGTATAGTTATGGCGGTCCACACGCCCGGCGCTAACTTCGATGGCAGCCCGGCAAATCACCCATTCCGACCCCAATGTGGGGGTACCAGAGCCGTTTGGCGAGGCCAAATCACAAATTGGCCTTGCGAAATCGGCCCGCTCCCTATAACTAGCCCCGATCATCCACATATTTCGTCCCACCCACAACGGAGCGACAGGCCATGGCTCGCGTCACCGTAGAAGATTGTATCGACAAGGTCGACAACCGCTTTGACCTGGTCCTGCTGGCCGCCCACCGTGCCCGCATGATTTCGTCCGGTTCACAACTAACGGTTGACCGCGATAACGACAAGAACCCCGTTGTGTCTTTGCGCGAAATTGCCGAGACGACCATTTCGCCGGAGGACCTCCGCGAGGAGCTGGTGCACTCGCTCCAGAAGTTCGTCGAGGTCGACGAGCCCGAGCCCGATACGGTGCCGCTGATCGGTTCCGCGGGTGCGAGCGTCGATGCGGATGATACTGAGGTCGCCGTCGAACGCATGACCGAAGAGGAGCTCCTGAAGGGCCTCGAAGGCCTCGCGCCGCCCGAGGAGCAGCCGGAGGAGGACGAGTAGATCGTCCCGTCGCAATCATCGACCTCTTGTGATCTTATCAAGGCCCGAACCGTTGTTCGGGCCTTTGCTTTTGTTGGTGTTTTCGTGGTTACCATAGCGTTGTCGGTCCGCGCCGCGCCCTGTCACCGAATTGATCGGACGCGCCCGGGATCAGCGTTAAGATGTATACAACGGGCCGCCTCCGGGTCCGTTTGAAGGCAGGACGGCATGGTGTATCGGCGCTGGAAACCAATGCAGATGCAGGCCGCAACCGAATCGGTTGCCGTGGCCCCGACTGCGCCGGTGCCGCGCCCGGCGAAGCCACGCGCACGCATGATGCGTCAATATGACCTCGTCGAGCGCGTCAGGTCCTACAACCCCAACACCAACGAAGATCTACTCAACCGCGCCTATGTCTATGCGATGAAGGCGCACGGCTCGCAGACCCGCGCCTCGGGCGACCCCTATTTCTCGCACCCACTCGAAGTGGCAGCGATTCTCACCGATCTCAAGCTCGACGACGCCACCATCGTGGCTGCGCTGCTGCACGACACGATCGAGGACACCGAAGCGACGCGGGCCGAGATCGACCAGATCTTCGGGCCCGAGATCGGCGCGCTGGTCGAGGGCCTGACCAAGCTGAAGCGGCTGGAGCTGGTGTCGCGGGAGGCCAAGCAGGCCGAGAACCTGCGCAAATTGTTGCTGGCCATTGCCGACGATGTCCGTGTGCTTCTGGTCAAGCTCGCCGACCGCCTGCACAACATGCGCACGCTGGACTTCGTGCCGACGGAATCGCGCAGGCGCATTGCCGAGGAGACGCTCGACATCTATGCGCCGCTGGCCGGCCGCATGGGCATGCAGGAAATGCGCGAAGAACTGGAGGATTTGTCCTTCCGCACCCTCGATCCTGAGGCCCATTCGGTGGTGATGCAGCGGCTCGACGCGCTCGCCGAGCGCAACCGCAATCTGATCGGCGAGATCGAGGACCAGCTCTCCAACAATCTGCGCCACCGCGGGCTGGGCGCGCGGGTCTATGGCCGCCGCAAGAAACCGTTCTCGATCTGGACCAAGATGGAGCGCAAGTCGGTCGGCTTCGAGCAATTGTCCGACATCTTCGGCTTTCGCCTCGTCGTGAGTGACATCGAAGCCTGCTATCGCGCGCTCGGCATCGTCCACACCACCTGGCCGGTCGTGCCGGGGCGTTTCAAGGACTACATCTCGACGCCGAAGCAGAACGACTACCGCTCGATCCACACCACCGTGATCGGCCCCGGGAACCAGCGCGTCGAGCTCCAGATCCGTACCGAGGCGATGGACCAGATCGCCGAGCGCGGCATCGCCGCGCACGTCTTCTACAAGGAAGGCGTCGGCTCGCCGACTGAGTTCCTCAAGCGCGAGTCCAACGCGTTCGCCTGGCTGCGCCACACCATCGGCATCCTCTCGGAGAGTGCCAATCCCGAGGAATTCCTCGAGCACACCAAGCTCGAGCTGTTCCACGACCAGGTGTTCTGCTTCACCCCGAAGGGCAAGCTGATCGCGCTGCCGCGCCATGCCAACGTGATCGACTTCGCCTATGCGGTGCATACCGACGTCGGCAACAGCGCGGTCGGCTGCAAGATCAACGGCAAGTTTGCGCCGCTGTCTTCGGAGCTCCAGAACGGCGACGAGGTCGAGGTGCTGACCTCGGAGGCGCAGTCGGCGCCGCCATCGGCCTGGGAGACGCTCGCGGTCACCGGCAAGGCGCGCGCCGCGATCCGCCGCGCCACGCGCACCGCCGTGCGTGATCAATATGTCGGCCTCGGCCGGCGCATCGTCGAGCGCCTGTTCGAGCGGGCCAAGATCGAATACGCCGACGACAAGCTCAAGGGCGCGCTGCCGCGGCTGGCGCGGACCTCGATCGAGGACGTCATGGCGGCGGTCGGCCGCGGCGAGATCAAGGCCTCCCACGTCGCGCGCGCGATGTATCCCGACTACAAGGAGGAGCGCATCGCGCGCTATGGCGCCAAGAAGGGGCTCGCTGCCAAGCTCAAGGAGAAGTCGTCGGAGTCGCCGCGCAGCCCGGTCGCGATCCCGATCCGCGGCATCAATTCCGACCTGCCGGTGAAGTTCGCGCCGAATGGCGGCGCCGTGCCCGGCGACCGCATCGTCGGTATCGTCACGCCGGGCGAGGGCATCACGATCTACCCGATCCAGGCGCCGGCCCTGAAGGATTTCGAGGAGGAGCCGGAGCGCTGGCTCGACGTGCGCTGGGACATCGAGGATTCCGCGCCGCAGCGCTTCCCGGCCCGCATCAAGGTCGAGAACGTCAATGAGCCCGGCGCGCTGGCACAGATCGCGACGGTGATCGCCGAGCACGACGGCAATATCGACAACATCAGCATGCAGCGCCGCTCACCTGATTTCACGGAGACGACGATCGACCTCGAAGTCTACGATCTGAAGCATTTGAGCGCGATCCTCGCCCAGTTGCGCGCGAAGGCGGTCGTCGCCCGCGTCGAACGTGTTAATGGATAGACGCTTAGCGTCTGCGTCTATCGCCCTGATTTCGTGAGTCCTGCAAATGCCCGCACTTCCGCTCCGCCTCGGCGTCAATGTCGACCATGTCGCAACCCTGCGCAACGCGCGCGGCGGGCGTAATCCCGATCCGGTGCGCGCCGCGCTGCTCGCGATCGAGGCCGGCGCCGATGGCATCACGGCGCATTTGCGCGAGGATCGCCGGCACATCCGCGACGAGGACATGGCGCGGCTGAAGGCCGAGATCTCCAAGCCGCTCAATTTCGAGATGGCGGCGACCGACGACATGATGCGCATCTCGCTCGCCACCAAGCCGCATGCGGTGTGCCTCGTGCCGGAGCGCCGGCAAGAGGTGACGACCGAGGGCGGGTTAGATGTCGTCGGCCAGCACAATGCGCTCGCGCCCTATATCGCGCGGCTCAACGATGCCGGCATCCGGGTGTCGCTGTTCATCGCCGCCGACCCCGCGCAGATCGAGATGGCGGCACAGCTGCGCGCGCCTGTCATTGAGATCCACACCGGCGCCTGGTGCGACGCCGTCGCCGATGGCCACACCGACAAGGCCGAAGCCGAATGGCAGCGGATCGTGGCGGGGGCGAAGCTGGCCAAGGCTGCCGGGCTGGAGGTCCATGCCGGACACGGGCTCGACTATGCGACGGCGGAGACGATCGCGGCCTTGCCGGAGGTCATGGAGCTCAATATCGGCTACTACATGATCGGAGAGGCGCTGTTCGTGGGTCTGGCCGAGACCGTGCGCAGCATGCGCGCGGCGATGGACCGGGGCCGGAGCCGGGCATGATCATCGGCATCGGTTCGGACCTGATCGACATCACCCGCGTCGCCAAGGTGATCGAGCGCCACGGCGAGCGCTTCCTCGACCGCATCTTCACCGTGGCCGAGCGGGCCAAGGCGGAGCGGCGCGCCAAGAACGAGAAGATGGTGGTGGCGACCTACGCCAAGCGCTTTGCCGCCAAAGAGGCCTGCTCCAAGGCGCTCGGCACCGGCATCAGGCGCGGCGTCTGGTGGCGCGACATGGGGGTGGTCAACCTGCCGGGGGGACGGCCGACCATGCAACTGACCGGCGGCGCCTTGGCCCGGCTTCAGGCCCTGACGCCGGAGGGTTTCGAGGCGCGGATCGATGTGTCGATCACCGACGACTGGCCGCTCGCACAGGCCTTCGTCATCATTTCCGCCGTTCCGCCGGCCAAGCCCTGACAGGGATCCAGGAAATCTCATAATTCGTTTGAAATACCAAGGTCTTATGCAGTTTTGATGCGATCCTTGATTGCGTGGTCTTCGACAACGGTCTAAAAGTCCGCCGACGCAAATCAGGCTGGGTGAATTCGGCTTTACGCCGGAATTGGCCCTCACTATCAGAATCAGGACAATCTCCTTGGGCCGCGAACCGATGGGCTGTTCGCGGGAGGAGGGCGCTCTGTGACCGCCGGCCGGAATTGAGAGAGCAATGAGCGTGACTTCGGGAACGAAAACTGAGAGCGGCGTCGGCGAAACGATCCGGGTCGTGATTCACGCTCTGCTGATCGCGCTGGTGATCCGCACGTTCCTGTTCCAGCCGTTCAACATCCCGTCTGGCTCGATGAAGGCGACGCTGCTGGTCGGCGACTATCTGTTCGTCTCGAAATATTCCTACGGCTATAGCCACTATTCGATCCCGTTCTCCCCGCCGCTGTTCTCCGGGCGGATCTGGAGCTCGGACCCGAACCGCGGCGACATCGTCGTGTTTCGCTTGCCCAAGGACGATTCCACCGACTACATCAAGCGCGTGATCGGTCTTCCCGGCGACCGCATCCAGATGCGGGACGGTCTGCTCTACATCAACGACACCCCGGTCGAGCGGCAGCGCATGAGCGAGTTTGTTGGGGAGGATCCGTGCGGCTCCGAAGGCGGCGGCATCTCCCGGGTGAAGCGCTGGAAGGAGACGCTGCCGAACGGCGTGTCCTACGAGACGCTGGACTGCGCCGACAACGGCTACATGGACAACACCAACGTCTACACGGTGCCGCAGGGCCACTTCTTCATGATGGGCGACAACCGCGACAACTCGACCGACAGCCGCTTCCTCGGCCAAGTCGGTTATGTGCCGCAGGAGAATTTGATCGGCCGCGCCCAGATGATCTTCTTCTCCATCGCCGAAGGCGAGCATGCCTGGATGTTCTGGCGCTGGCCGTGGGCGGTGCGCTGGAATCGTTTCTTCAAAATCGTTCGATGAAAGACGAAGCCAAGGACATCGCGACCCCACCGACGGAGGCGCAAGGCGCCCCTGATGGCGAAGCTGCGACCAAAACGCCGGCGAAGAAGAAGCGGACGCGAAGCAGCAAGGCCAAAGGCACTGATGCGAACGCGGCGCTCGAGGCGCGCATCGGCCACAGCTTCACTGATCCGAACCTCCTGATGCAGGCGATCACGCATGTCTCGGCGCTGAAGTCCGGGCGCAAGCGCGGCGACAGCTATCAGCGACTGGAATTCCTCGGCGACCACGTGCTCGGGCTGGTCGTCTCCGACATGCTCTACCACGCCTTCCCGAACGCCGACGAAGGCGAGCTGTCGAAGCGGCTTGCCGAGCTCGTGCGCAAGGAGAGCTGCGCCGACGTCGCAAAATCGCTCGACCTCGTCGACGACATCAAGCTCGGCTCGGTCGGCCCCAGCGCCGACGCCCGTCTGCGCAAGAGCGTGCTCGGGGACATCTGCGAGGCCGTGATCGGCGCGATCTTCCTCGACGGCGGCCATGCGGCGGCAGCCGAGTTCGTCAGGCGCAACTGGACCGAGCGCATGCACAAGCCGCGCCGTCCCTTGCGCGACCCCAAGACCGTGCTCCAGGAATGGGCGCAGGGGAAGGGGCTGCCGACCCCGGTCTACCGCGAGGTCGAGCGCACCGGCCCGCACCACGATCCGCAGTTCCGCGTCGCGGTGGACCTGCCGGGATTGGCCCCGGCCGAAGGCATCGGCGGCAGCAAGCGCGCGGCAGAGAAGGTGGCAGCTTCAGTGATGATCGAACGCGAAGGCGTTGGCGGCGGCAATGACGGCTGAAGCAAGCGGCGAGGCGCCCACCGCGACGCGCTGCGGCTTCGTTGCGCTGATCGGTGCGCCGAATGTCGGCAAGTCCACCCTGGTCAACGCGCTGGTCGGGGCCAAGGTCACGATCGTCTCGCGCAAGGTGCAGACCACGCGCGCGCTGATCCGCGGCATCGTGATCGAGAACAACGCGCAAATCATCCTGGTCGACACGCCCGGCATCTTCCTGCCCAAGCGCCGGCTCGACCGCGCCATGGTCTCGACCGCCTGGAGTGGGGCGCACGACGCCGATCTCGTCTGCGTGCTGCTCGATGCCAAGACGGGTATTGACGAGGAGGCCGAGGCGATCCTCGCCAAGGCGGCCAGCGTCAACCACGAGAAGATTTTGGTGATCAACAAGGTCGATCTGGTCCAGCGAGAGAAGCTACTGGCGCTGGCGCAGGCCGCCAACGAGCGCATGAAGTTCGCGAAGACCTTCATGATTGCGGCAATCTCAGGCGACGGCGTCGACGACATCCGCACGACGTTGGCCGAGATGGTGCCGCCAGGCCCGTTCCTCTATCCCGAGGACCAGATGTCGGACGCGCCGATGCGGCAGCTGGCTGCCGAAATCACGCGCGAAAAAATCTATCAGAAGCTGCACCAGGAATTGCCCTACCAGTCCACGGTCGAGACCGACAAGTGGGAGGAGCGCAAGGACAAGTCGGTGCGCATCGAGCAGACGATCTTCGTCGAGCGTGAAAGCCAGCGCAAGATCGTGCTCGGCAAGGGCGGCGCCACCATCAAGTCGATCGGCGCGGACTCGCGCAAAGAGCTGATGCAGATCTTGGACGTGCCGGTGCATCTGTTCCTGTTCGTCAAGGTGCGCGAGAACTGGGGCGATGATCCCGATCGCTATCGCGAGATGGGGCTGGACTTCCCCAAGGAATAGCCAAGCAAAGATCGGTATCCGATGAGCGTGCCCAGCAACGTCCGGCGCTTCGAAGCGCTGCTCTATGCATCGTTGATGTTGGATGCCCTGTCAGTCGCGGTGCAGGATCGCACGCCCAATGCCGAGATGACCGAGCAGATGATCACGACGGCGACGCTGATCGCCGGCGGCATGATCCTGCTACTGTTCTATTTCGTTTGGCTCGCTGCGCATTGGCGCAAGAACTGGCCGCGCTGGGTGCTCGCGGCAGCCCTCGTGCTGTCGGTGATCTCGCTCGGCCAGATCATCGGCGAGAAGGGCATGCAGCTCGACAGCGCCATCGAGGTCGTCTCCTGCGTGCTGACCACGATGGGACTGTATTTCTCCTTCACCGGGGATGCGCAGGGCTGGTTCAACGCGTGAAGTTTCACGCGGTGCCGTAGAATGGGCGCACGCACCCTTGCGCGCCGTGCCCACCAAGTTTGGCCATGGATCAAAATCGGTGGGCACGCTTCGCTTTGCCCACCCTACGGCCCCTCGAATGGGCTACACTTCCTCCCATGGAATGGACCGACGAAGGCATCGTGCTGGGTGTGCGGCGGCATGGCGAGTCGAGCGCCATCGTCGAGCTGCTGACGCGCGCGCATGGCCGCCATCTCGGTCTCGTCCGCGGCGGCGCCGGCTCGCGGATGCGGCCGCTTTTGCAGCCGGGGAACAGCGTCAGTGCGGTGTGGCGGGCGCGGCTCGACGAGCATCTCGGTACCTATGCGATCGAGGGATTGAAGCTGCGCGCAGCGACGCTGCTGGCATCGTCCTACGGGGTCTACGGCGTCACCCATCTGGCCTCGATTGCGCGGCTGCTGCCCGAGCGCGATCCGCATGAGGCGATCTTTGCGCTGCTCGAACATTCGCTCGACGATTTCGACGATATCGGCGGCGCCGCCGTGCACGTCATTCATTTCGAGCTGGCGATGCTCGCCGAGCTCGGCTTTGGGCTCGCGCTGGAAAATTGTGCGGTGACCGGGGAGACCACGGACCTGATCTATGTCTCGCCCAAATCCGGCGGCGCGGTGTCGCGCGGCGCGGGCGAGCCGTGGCGCGACCGGTTGCTACGCCTGCCGCCATTCCTGCGCCAGGGCGAGGTGCAGACCGATCTCACGGAGCAGGATCTCCTGGACGGTTTTCGGCTCACCGGTCTGTTCCTGCTGCGCCACGTGCTGGAGCCGCGCGGTCAGGGCCATTCCGACGCGCGCGCCGGCTTCATCAACGCCTTGATGCGGCAGCAGGCGAGGGCGGCAATCCCGGCGCCATGATGAAATCGCGTTTCTGCCTTGCCAGCCAGCATAGATTTTCCGGGAACCAAATCAGGCCGGCCGGAATTGGCTCGCGGGTTCCACAATGGGGGACAGCCTAAATGTTGATCAGGGGATTCGCCTTATCCGCGGCGCTGCTCGCGTTTGCGCCTGATGCAATGGCCGGCGAGCCGCAACCTGGCGTATTTCGCCGGGCGTCCTGCACGGTTGTCCGGTACTATGTGGCCAAATATTCTGCTGCGGCCGCAGAGGCATGGGCGCGGTCCCACGGCGCGACCGAGGCCGAAATCGACGCCGCCCGCCGCTGTGTGACCAATGCGCCGCCGGCTCAATCCCCTGGCCAATCCAAGACCCAGCCTGTGACAGCCGGCTGGGCCGGCCAGTAGGCCGCCCCCAGGGAACCAATCGATCCTTGCCCGATTCGCTTCCACGGTTTAACCGGGCGGCATGGGAAAACGAATCGTTCCGCCGGAAGAACCGGCCGAAATTCACGAGGTGCCGCTGCGTGACGCGCTGGAAGAGCGCTATCTCGCCTATGCGCTCTCCACCATCATGCACCGTGCGCTGCCGGACGCACGCGACGGCCTGAAGCCGGTGCACCGGCGCATCCTCTACGGCATGCGCCTGCTCCGCCTCGACCCCGGCACGGCCTTCAAGAAATCCGCAAAAATCGTCGGCGACGTGATGGGCTCGTTCCATCCGCATGGCGACCAGGCGATCTACGACGCCATGGTGCGCCTTGCGCAGGATTTCTCCTCGCGCTACCCGCTGGTCGACGGCCAGGGCAACTTTGGCAATATCGACGGCGATAATCCCGCCGCCTACCGCTACACCGAAGCGCGCATGACCGACGTCGCGCGGCTTCTGCTCGAGGGCATCGACGAGGACGGCGTCGAATTCCGCGCCAATTACGACGGCCAGTCGAAAGAGCCGATCGTGCTGCCGGGCGGCTTCCCGAATCTGCTCGCCAATGGCGCGCAAGGAATCGCGGTCGGCATGGCGACCTCGATCCCGCCGCACAACGCCGCCGAGCTGTGCGATGCCGCGCTGCATCTGATCGAGAAGCCCGACGCGAAATCCAAGGCGCTGCTGAAATGGGTCAAGGGCCCGGATTTCCCGACTGGCGGCATCTGCGTCGATTCCAAGCAGGCGATTGCGGAAGCTTACACCACGGGCCGCGGCTCGTTTCGCGTCCGCGCCAAGTGGCAGCAGGAGGAGGGTGCGCGCGGTACCTGGGTGGTTGTCGTCACCGAGATTCCGTATCTGGTGCAGAAGTCGCGGATGGTCGAGAAGATCGCTGAGCTGCTCGACCAGAAGAAGCTGCCGCTGGTCGGCGACATCAGGGACGAGTCGGCCGAAGACGTCCGCCTCGTCATCGAGCCGAAGTCGAAGAACGTCGATCCCGCCCTGATGATGGAATCGCTGTTCCGGCTGACCGAGCTCGAAAGCAAGATTCCGCTGAACCTCAACGTGCTGATCAAGGGCCGCATTCCCAAGGTCGTGGGGCTCGCGGAGTGCTTGCGCGAATGGCTCGATCATCTGCGCGACGTGCTGATCCGCCGCAGCAACTACCGCAAGGCGCAGATCGAGCACCGCCTGGAAGTGCTTGGCGGTCATCTCGTCGCCTATCTGAACCTCGACAAGGTGATCAAGATCATCCGCACCGAGGACGAGCCGAAGCCGGCCCTGATCAAGGCGTTCAAGCTCACCGAGATCCAGGCGGAGGCCATCCTCAATATGCGTTTGCGCAATCTGCGCAGGCTCGAGGAAATGGAGATCCGCAACGAGGACAGGGATCTCCGCAAGGAGCTAAAGGGCATTGAAGGCGTGCTTGCTTCCGAAGCCGAGCAGTGGAAGAAGGTCGGCGAGCAGGTCGGCAAGGTCCGCGACATGTTCGGACCCAAGACGCCGCTCGGCAAGCGCCGCACCACCTTTGCGGATGCACCCGAGCACGATCTCGCCGCGATCGAGGAAGCCTTCGTCGAGCGCGAGCCGGTGACGGTCGTGGTCTCCGACAAGGGCTGGATCCGCACCATGAAGGGGCATGTCGAGGATCTCTCGGGCCTTGCCTTCAAGCAGGACGACAAGCTCGGCTTCGCCTTCTTCGCCGAGACGACGTCGAAGCTGCTGCTGTTCGCCACCAACGGAAAATTCTACTCGCTCGACGTGGCCAAACTTCCGGGCGGCCGCGGCCATGGCGAGCCGATCCGCCTGTTCATCGACCTCGAGCAGGAGGCGGCGCCAGTTGCGCTGTTCGTCAACAAGGGCGGACGCAAATTCCTGGTCGCGAGCCAAGAGGGCCAAGGTTTTGTCGTCAACGAGGACGATTGCGTCGGCACCACCAAGAAGGGCAAGCAGGTCCTCAACGTCGACATGCCGAACGAGGCGCGTGCGATCACCGAGGTGCTTGGCGACACCGTCGCGGTCATCGGCGACAACCGCAAGATGCTGATCTTCCCGCTCGACCAGGTGCCGGAGATGGCCCGCGGCCGCGGCGTGCGCCTGCAGAAATACAAGGACGGCGGCCTCTCCGACGTTGCGGTGTTCGACGCCAAGGCGGGCCTGACCTGGAAGGACTCCGCGGGTCGCGAATTCTCGGCGACCATGAAGGAGCTCGCCGAGTGGCAAGGCACCCGCGCCGATGCCGGCCGCCTGCCGCCAAAGGGTTTTCCGAAGTCGAACAAGTTCGGCCGGGTGATCGGGTAGGGCGGTCCCGTGTCCCGGACGCGCTGCAACGCTTTTCGCGTTGCTGCGCAGAGCCGGGACCCACGCTGCACGGATTGCTCGGAGACATGGGCCCCGGCTCTGCAGCGCACCGCTGAAGTAGCGCTGCACTGCGTCCGGGGCACGAGAGAGCGTGAAGCGAGCACCTGTCTTTCCACCGTCATTGCGAGCGCAGCGAAGCAATCCAGAATCCCGCCGCGGAAAGACTCTGGATTGCTTCGCTGCGCTCGCAATGACGGAGCAAGCCGGGCGGCCATCGCTCTGCAATTCACATTTCAAATAGCGCGCGAGCGTTCGCATTCCCGCGGCGCATTCGCCCGAGTTTTGCTCCAGGTGCACCCTCGAAAAAGACAAGGGCGCAGGGAAGGCCGGGCGCCGGCTGGCACCCGCAGGTCCGTGCGCTGTAGAAATGCACACGGGGGTGGACCACAGGTGATGCCGGTCGCCCGGCCTTCCCTGCGCGAATGGTTTTAACGGTGTCCTTCGTGCTCTCCCCGGGGAGCGATGCACTATTGCCCCCATCGCCCTGCAGATGGCTGATGTGCGGACCCGGTTGGGTCGCAGGCATCACCGCAGGACTTGACGCGCAGACCCCGGGCGTCAGGACCACACGACTTCTCCGTCCGCGCACGTCTCCGTTGGGACTTCGAGGGCTGGCGTGTGCTCGCCCCCGAAACCATGCGAAGACGCTGTCCGCGTCGTGTCGTGCACTTAGTTCGTCAAT from Bradyrhizobium zhanjiangense includes these protein-coding regions:
- the rpoZ gene encoding DNA-directed RNA polymerase subunit omega, whose translation is MARVTVEDCIDKVDNRFDLVLLAAHRARMISSGSQLTVDRDNDKNPVVSLREIAETTISPEDLREELVHSLQKFVEVDEPEPDTVPLIGSAGASVDADDTEVAVERMTEEELLKGLEGLAPPEEQPEEDE
- a CDS encoding RelA/SpoT family protein, translated to MVYRRWKPMQMQAATESVAVAPTAPVPRPAKPRARMMRQYDLVERVRSYNPNTNEDLLNRAYVYAMKAHGSQTRASGDPYFSHPLEVAAILTDLKLDDATIVAALLHDTIEDTEATRAEIDQIFGPEIGALVEGLTKLKRLELVSREAKQAENLRKLLLAIADDVRVLLVKLADRLHNMRTLDFVPTESRRRIAEETLDIYAPLAGRMGMQEMREELEDLSFRTLDPEAHSVVMQRLDALAERNRNLIGEIEDQLSNNLRHRGLGARVYGRRKKPFSIWTKMERKSVGFEQLSDIFGFRLVVSDIEACYRALGIVHTTWPVVPGRFKDYISTPKQNDYRSIHTTVIGPGNQRVELQIRTEAMDQIAERGIAAHVFYKEGVGSPTEFLKRESNAFAWLRHTIGILSESANPEEFLEHTKLELFHDQVFCFTPKGKLIALPRHANVIDFAYAVHTDVGNSAVGCKINGKFAPLSSELQNGDEVEVLTSEAQSAPPSAWETLAVTGKARAAIRRATRTAVRDQYVGLGRRIVERLFERAKIEYADDKLKGALPRLARTSIEDVMAAVGRGEIKASHVARAMYPDYKEERIARYGAKKGLAAKLKEKSSESPRSPVAIPIRGINSDLPVKFAPNGGAVPGDRIVGIVTPGEGITIYPIQAPALKDFEEEPERWLDVRWDIEDSAPQRFPARIKVENVNEPGALAQIATVIAEHDGNIDNISMQRRSPDFTETTIDLEVYDLKHLSAILAQLRAKAVVARVERVNG
- a CDS encoding pyridoxine 5'-phosphate synthase; the encoded protein is MPALPLRLGVNVDHVATLRNARGGRNPDPVRAALLAIEAGADGITAHLREDRRHIRDEDMARLKAEISKPLNFEMAATDDMMRISLATKPHAVCLVPERRQEVTTEGGLDVVGQHNALAPYIARLNDAGIRVSLFIAADPAQIEMAAQLRAPVIEIHTGAWCDAVADGHTDKAEAEWQRIVAGAKLAKAAGLEVHAGHGLDYATAETIAALPEVMELNIGYYMIGEALFVGLAETVRSMRAAMDRGRSRA
- the acpS gene encoding holo-ACP synthase, coding for MIIGIGSDLIDITRVAKVIERHGERFLDRIFTVAERAKAERRAKNEKMVVATYAKRFAAKEACSKALGTGIRRGVWWRDMGVVNLPGGRPTMQLTGGALARLQALTPEGFEARIDVSITDDWPLAQAFVIISAVPPAKP
- the lepB gene encoding signal peptidase I → MSVTSGTKTESGVGETIRVVIHALLIALVIRTFLFQPFNIPSGSMKATLLVGDYLFVSKYSYGYSHYSIPFSPPLFSGRIWSSDPNRGDIVVFRLPKDDSTDYIKRVIGLPGDRIQMRDGLLYINDTPVERQRMSEFVGEDPCGSEGGGISRVKRWKETLPNGVSYETLDCADNGYMDNTNVYTVPQGHFFMMGDNRDNSTDSRFLGQVGYVPQENLIGRAQMIFFSIAEGEHAWMFWRWPWAVRWNRFFKIVR
- the rnc gene encoding ribonuclease III, with the protein product MKDEAKDIATPPTEAQGAPDGEAATKTPAKKKRTRSSKAKGTDANAALEARIGHSFTDPNLLMQAITHVSALKSGRKRGDSYQRLEFLGDHVLGLVVSDMLYHAFPNADEGELSKRLAELVRKESCADVAKSLDLVDDIKLGSVGPSADARLRKSVLGDICEAVIGAIFLDGGHAAAAEFVRRNWTERMHKPRRPLRDPKTVLQEWAQGKGLPTPVYREVERTGPHHDPQFRVAVDLPGLAPAEGIGGSKRAAEKVAASVMIEREGVGGGNDG
- the era gene encoding GTPase Era — protein: MTAEASGEAPTATRCGFVALIGAPNVGKSTLVNALVGAKVTIVSRKVQTTRALIRGIVIENNAQIILVDTPGIFLPKRRLDRAMVSTAWSGAHDADLVCVLLDAKTGIDEEAEAILAKAASVNHEKILVINKVDLVQREKLLALAQAANERMKFAKTFMIAAISGDGVDDIRTTLAEMVPPGPFLYPEDQMSDAPMRQLAAEITREKIYQKLHQELPYQSTVETDKWEERKDKSVRIEQTIFVERESQRKIVLGKGGATIKSIGADSRKELMQILDVPVHLFLFVKVRENWGDDPDRYREMGLDFPKE
- the recO gene encoding DNA repair protein RecO, with translation MEWTDEGIVLGVRRHGESSAIVELLTRAHGRHLGLVRGGAGSRMRPLLQPGNSVSAVWRARLDEHLGTYAIEGLKLRAATLLASSYGVYGVTHLASIARLLPERDPHEAIFALLEHSLDDFDDIGGAAVHVIHFELAMLAELGFGLALENCAVTGETTDLIYVSPKSGGAVSRGAGEPWRDRLLRLPPFLRQGEVQTDLTEQDLLDGFRLTGLFLLRHVLEPRGQGHSDARAGFINALMRQQARAAIPAP
- the parC gene encoding DNA topoisomerase IV subunit A is translated as MGKRIVPPEEPAEIHEVPLRDALEERYLAYALSTIMHRALPDARDGLKPVHRRILYGMRLLRLDPGTAFKKSAKIVGDVMGSFHPHGDQAIYDAMVRLAQDFSSRYPLVDGQGNFGNIDGDNPAAYRYTEARMTDVARLLLEGIDEDGVEFRANYDGQSKEPIVLPGGFPNLLANGAQGIAVGMATSIPPHNAAELCDAALHLIEKPDAKSKALLKWVKGPDFPTGGICVDSKQAIAEAYTTGRGSFRVRAKWQQEEGARGTWVVVVTEIPYLVQKSRMVEKIAELLDQKKLPLVGDIRDESAEDVRLVIEPKSKNVDPALMMESLFRLTELESKIPLNLNVLIKGRIPKVVGLAECLREWLDHLRDVLIRRSNYRKAQIEHRLEVLGGHLVAYLNLDKVIKIIRTEDEPKPALIKAFKLTEIQAEAILNMRLRNLRRLEEMEIRNEDRDLRKELKGIEGVLASEAEQWKKVGEQVGKVRDMFGPKTPLGKRRTTFADAPEHDLAAIEEAFVEREPVTVVVSDKGWIRTMKGHVEDLSGLAFKQDDKLGFAFFAETTSKLLLFATNGKFYSLDVAKLPGGRGHGEPIRLFIDLEQEAAPVALFVNKGGRKFLVASQEGQGFVVNEDDCVGTTKKGKQVLNVDMPNEARAITEVLGDTVAVIGDNRKMLIFPLDQVPEMARGRGVRLQKYKDGGLSDVAVFDAKAGLTWKDSAGREFSATMKELAEWQGTRADAGRLPPKGFPKSNKFGRVIG